The bacterium genome contains the following window.
GATGGCGCAGCCCAGGACTGGCAAGCGCACGGGACTCTTCAGGTTTCTCAACGTCTCGAAGTGGGAGCCCCGCAAAGCGCAGCACGACCTTATCGGCGGATTCCTGCTGGCTTTCGGCCCAGCCGATGACGCAGAGCTGGTCCTGAAGTGCAACCCGTTCGCACGCGTCGAGGGCTACCCCGCGGACTGGCAGGCCTCCATCGAGCAGTGGGCCGCGAACGAGAAGGTTTCCGCACGTTGGACCAAGGAGAAGATATACGAACGCGTAAAGGTGCTATGGAAAGCCCACATGACGCGTGCAGAGCTGGCGCAGCTCTACCGTGAGTGCGACGTGTACGTGAGCACTGGGCGGGCCGAAGGCTTCGATTTGCCCGCATTCGACGCGAAGCTCTCGGGGATGAGAATGATCCATGCAGCGAGCGGCGGGCCTGAGATGTTTCACCAGCCGGGCGTGGATGTGCTGATCGATCCGACTGCGGAGACGCAGCCGTTCCACCCGATCTACAACGCCGCCCCGGATGCGAGGTGGTGTGGGTTCGACGCGACGCACGTGAGCCACGCGCTGATGGCTGCGTACGCGTGCTTCCGCGATCCGATCCCTGCGTTCGACCGGAGCAGGTACACGATGAAGGCAGTCGGGGCCGTGATGCGCCAGTCGTGCAACGAGCTTCTGAAGGAGCACGGTACGGACATCTCGAACGTGAACGTGGACGCCTCGCCATGAAGCAAGTCTTCCCCCACAGGTTCTCAGCAGCGTTGGGGCTGAAGGTGCTCAGGCTTGCCGAAGCGCAGCTGCGAGAGCAGCATCCGGCTCTCGGGCTGACGACGATATGGGAAGAGCAGAAGAGCCGCGTGGGGTTCGGGTTCACCGCTTTGACGACACGGTTTGCTGGGGTGATCACGTCGAAGGATCGAGGTCTGCACCTGGAGATGGACGTGCCGACGATCTTCAAAGCGTGGATCCCTCTCGCCAAGCAGGTGATCGAACGCGAGGTCGGCAAGTGGATCGCGCGTGTCGAGAAGGGGGAACTCGGATGAGCAAGGAGATTGGCCTCGCGTACCCCGGATGCTCCTATGCAGTTCGAGACCACGGAGTACAACCCATGAGTCTCTGCGTCTACGGTCCCAAGATCGGCTACTCCAGCCTGGAAGTCGTCACGCGCGGCATGATCGAGGCCGGGATCGAGCACGGCGTGTTCTCGGGGCACGTTCCGACCGGGCGGTCCTACGACGATCACGATCTGTATCGGGGCAGGGACGCGAGCTGTGCCGTGCTGTGCGGCGGGTACCCAGAGATGCCGATCCTCGAATACGGCGTCCACCGCTACCGATCGTTCATGCTCGCCGCGAACAGCACGTGGGTTCCGGATGCGTTCTGGGCTCACTCAAGATCGCAACTGACGGAGATCCTGACGCCTTCGGAGTGGAGCAAGCAGCAGATCGAGTCAGCTCGCCCCAGCAGCGTCGGCCTTCCCGTGCGCGTTGTGCCTCACGGCGTGCTCGCTGGCTTCAAGCCGGTGGAGCCAGGGGAGAGTCCGAAGGTCAACGTGTGCGGACCGCCGGGGAAGTTCGTTGTGACGCACTTCGCTGGCTCAAGCGACGAGCGCAAGGGAAGCCTGGAGCTGGTCAAGGCGTTCATGGCGTGGCCGAAGCGCGACGATGCGTTCCTGTTTCTCTGCATGAACAGCATGCAGGTGCACGTGTTCACGATGAAGGTGCTCGACTTGTTTGGCGAAGAGGCGCAGAAGCACATGGCGATTGTCCCGCAGCTCAACGCGGAGCCCGAGACAATGCGCTGGGTCTACGCCGCCTCCGATCTGGTCTGCCAGCCTTCACGGGCGGAGGGCTTCGGCCTCGTTCCTCTTGAGGCGCTCTGTTGCGGGACTCCGATCGCGGCCACAAAATCGACTGGCCATCTGCAATGGATGCTCGGCGCGAGGGGCGAGGTTGGGGCTGGTATTGTGCCGATCGAGGTAGAAGCGCCGCGCAAGATTGACTACGATCCGGGCGGCATGGCACCGCATGTGAGCGTGGACGCGATCGCCGCTGCGCTGGACTTCGCATTCACGCACATCGAGGTGCTGCGCAGGGAAGCGATGGAGTTTGCGAGCGATCGTCGCTCGTGTTGGTCGTGGGCGAATCAGACACGCGCGTGGGTGTCACAACTGAAGGAAAGGTATGTGAGCGATGGTTGATCTCGAACCCTATGTGGGAGAAGTCGTGCTTCTCATGCTGGCCAAGCCCCTGCCGTACGTCCTCAAGCAGGGCCTCCAGTTCGCGCCGGTAATGGTCAGCAAACAGCTTCAACCGAATGAGCCCCCGGTGCAAATCCCGGCCCTGACGGAGATGTTGCAGGGCAAGGTCGAGAAGCGCGGCAACAACTACGTGATGTCGTACTCCAACCCCACCAAGGACGGGACACGCATGTCCATTGCCATCGATCCCAACATGGTGGACGCCGTGTACTCGCACAGCGGGATCGCTGTCGTCAGTCCTCTGATGGAGATTCCGGGGTCTCCGGGACAGTAAGACGGATCCGGGCTACCGTTCCGTCGTCTCCATAGGAGATGACGGGCGAGATCCTCAAGTCCCTGTCCCCGAGCCGCGCGCACGCTCCGACCTGACCATTCGCACAACGGAACGACCCTCCGGGCCTGCTCTCCCTGCGGCACGCCTGGAGGGCCCGCTCGCGCTCTTCGTAGGATGACTCGTTGCCGTAGAAGAAGGACGGGTCGCCGACGAAGAGCATGGCGAGCGTGCCCCAGACGTGGCCCACCTGTAGGAACTCCGACTCCGGGTGGACGGCGGGCGGGCTCGGGTCAGGTCCGAGCGACAGCTCGATGACCCTGTGCTTCTTGGGCTTGGTCGGATGCTTGACGACATGGAGCCCCACGAACAGCTTGTCGCCGCCGAAGGGCAGGTACAGGCAAAACTCGTCCATCGGGTGGTGGAGCTTGCGGGCTACGGGGACGATGAGCAGCCTGCCCGACTCGACAGCCAGCTCGCCTCCCGTTGTGGGCTCAGAAGTGCTGGGGTATGATGAGGCCATGGCACGAACTCTCGTTGGGACAATCACACGGATGACGGCAAGCGTGTACGTGGCTGAGCGCGTGCCGCCCTACGGAACCGACTCGGTGATCAGGGGCTCGTTCCCGGAGGCCAAGCTGTGGCTCAAGGGGTGCGTGAACGACGATCTGACGGAGACTCGCAACGCGAACGCGCTGCCTCCCGAGATCGTCTACCTGTACACCCCCGGATGACGACATCAGGTGACCCACTGCTCCGCAAACACCAGCATCACAGGGTCAGGTAGCTCGTCGGTGAACGTCTCGGAGAAGTTGGGCTTGGCTCTGCGCCTCACGATCGGCTGCTTGAACTTGGCAGTCTCCTGCTTCGCCTCCTCTTTGCTCTGCCACGCCCGCGAGGTTTGCTCTTCGTAGCTGCGGCCCGCCGGTATGCCGCCGTGCGCTTCCTGCGATTCCTCGAACTCCGTCTCCACCTCGGCGTACCTTTCGGCCTTCTTGCCAACGGCCATTTGCAGGCGTCGAGCCACCTCAACGTCGCCGACTTTCTCCTCGGCAAGCTCGCCGCGGTCCTTGAGCATCTGCGTCACGGTCTGTCCCCAGGCCTCGGCGATGACATCTCGCATCCGCTCGGCGCTGTGCGCCGCCATGTCAGCAGGATGAAGCCGACGAAGTTCTTCTTCGATGGCGGCAGGGCAGGGCACGATGTACGCGAGCCATGCGTAGTAGTGCCTTCGGATCATGTCGTGATGCTCTTGAGCGTCGGGGCCACGCTTGCCCATGGCCTCCTTGTGACGCTCCCACAGGTTGCGAGCGATGCGCCGAAGGACGCACTCGGAATCGGTGCCGTGTCTGCGCCAGAACTCCTCCTTCGTCCGCATGTCGTGAACGATGGTGTTCTGCTCATTGAACGTGAGGTACCCCTCCTCGAACATCCGCGCACGGAGGACTCGTGACGGCTTGACGGCCCCTGGCGCACTGATGTCGATGCCGTGTTTGCTCTTCAGGTACATCGTGAGTCGCTCATCGTACTTGAGAGGAGCGTGGCGAGGCCTACCCTCTTTGTCGATCTCTTCCATCATCTCCGTAGGCTCTTCGAGCGTCGGGTGCTCTTCCCGCGCCTCTGCGATCGCTTCGTCCTGTTCCATCCCCTCTTGCATCTTGGCGTCGATGTCCTGCTGTATTCTGGCAAACGACGCGTCCGCGGCTTTGCCGACGATCTCGTAGATACTGATCGGAGGGATCTTCACCCCTGCCCCAAACCTGTCCTGCTTGCCGGTCTCCTCCTGGAATTTCTTGTCCAGTTCCGCCATTTGCTTCTTGGCGGTGTCTCGCGCGCTCGTGTCGAACTTGAACTCGTGGTAGTAGTCTCCCCACACCTGTAGCCAGTTCACGAGGTCGTCGATCGCAACCGTTGTGCGCATGACGCTGGGGCGGATGCCTTGGAGCTGCTCGATCCACTTACGCATCTGCGCGCGCTCTTCTTCTGGCAGTGAGAGCAGAGGGTCTCGATCGAAGAACCACTTCGGCAGATCGCGCATCGCGGCGAGAGCGGGGTAGCTCGTCTCCTTCATCTGCCCCCAGGTTGTGGCATCTGCCCACTCGATGGCTTGCAGGAACCCCTCGTCGATCTTGGCGCGGTGCTCCTGCCTGATCGCCACCATGCCGCCGGAATACATCCCCACCGTCGCATGCCGCCAGTCTGGTCTGCCTACGCCCTCACCCTTCTTCTTGGCGACGCCCATGAACTTGATCTCTCGACCGGGCTGGAAGATGACACGGTTCTTCTCCGTGTCGTCCACACGGAAGCTCCGCGTGTCGATGCGTGTGGCGCGCTCGGTGAACGGGATCCAGTTGTAGGGCCTGCGAATGAGCGGCTGCACGGCCATGTCGCCGTGGACCGCAAACCACTCCACGATCCTTTCGGCCATGTGTTCGCGAACGATCCCAAGCTCCCCGGGCGAGGCGCTAGCCTTGAAGTCAATCCACTTGTCCCCGCGCTTGACCATGATCGACTGGAACTGCTTGGACGCAACGGTCGTGATCTCCGTAATCCAGGCGACCAGCGCCAGCGCAGCCGTGGGGCCCTTCTCGTTCCAGAAGCGCTTGTAGAGGTTCTGGAGCCCCTTGAGTACGTCCCAGTTCGGTTCGGTCTCGGGCTGCGTCTGGAAGTGGCTCAGAATGGGAGCCATGTCCTGCTCGGCCCAGGTGTTCTTGCGGCCCGCCCACCACGGTAGCCTGGAGGTGTGTCCAATCCGGTAGGTGAGTACGGCTCCCTGTCCCTTGGGCACGTCATGGGGGTCCATGTGGACTTCCGGCAGGTAGAGCCTGAGCTTGTCCACGCCGGTCTGGTACGCCCACTCGGGGCTCTTGAGCGGCTTGTCGGAGACGGCGATTCGCTCGCGGCGCGGACGCTGTTCTTCCCCTGGCTGCTGCCCCACGAACGGCGTAGGCACTTTGCGCCCCTCGGGCTCGGAGGCGATGATGCGCTCGTCGTCGAGCGGGCTCCCGCGCCGCCTGTGCATCCGCTGCGCTTCCTCGGTGGACATCACATCGCCCTTCTCCGCCTTGGCGATGTACGCGCCGATGATCACAACGGAGTCGGGCTGGATGTGCACGTAGCCCTCGGTCGTCTTGATGCTCTCGTGCCCGAGCAGCGCTTGGATCTCGTCCAGGGGCATCCCCGCTTCCCTGGCGCAGGTGGCCCCGTAGTGCCGGAAGTTGTGGGCGTGGATCCGCTTGCGCTCGTCAGCGTTCAGACCCCGCTGCATCCCGCTCTTCACTTCCACAACGCGCGCTCGTTCCGCCAACGCGTAGAGCATGCGCCGAAGCCCGCTCGTATCCAGCGGCTCCAGGGCCGTCTGCTCCGGTTGCCCGTCGCGTTCGTTGGTGCCCCAGCGGACCAGCGACGGCACGATGGGCGCATTGGGGTTGGTCATCAGAGCTGCGCAGTACCTCGCCCAGTGCGACGGTTGAAGCTCGCCAGTCTCGGGATTGACTTCGTTTTCTTGCGCTCGCTGCCGAAGGCCTTGATCGAAGGCGACCATGGCATCGCGGATCTCGCTGGACAACGGGATCTCGCGCGTCTTGTCGCCTTTGCCGCTGCGGATGCTCAGGGTGAGCAAACCGTTCTTCTCGTACAGATCCTTTCGCAGGGCTCCGACAAGCTCCTCGGATCGAAGGCAGGCGTGTGTGAGAAGGTAGAGAGCAAGCGTGTCCCGGAGCGATTCGAGGTTGGGACCGGCGGCGGCGCGGAAGATGGACTTGCGGAGAGGGTGGGTGAGCATCACCTCGCGCGCCGCGCGCTTGCGCTCCTCGCGGGCTCCACGCAGAGCGATTCGGGCGGGTTCCTTCCACACGTTGACGCGAAGCGGTGCTTCTCCGTGCGGCCCTGCGTCCCCCTTGAGCATCTCGCTCCAGATGGCGCTCAGGCCCGACAGGTACGTCGCGATCGAGCCCATCTTGATCGAGGCTCGCTTCTCGGGCACCACGTAGCGGTAGACCATCGGGTCGCGCTCCTTGCGCGTCCAGATGCGTCCCTGCTCCTTGCGCACTTCGATGCTCCTCGGGAGTCGGTACATCCATCGGTAGTCCCGGATGAGCATGCCCAGGCGCTTGTGCAACTGGGACAGGTCGTCGGTCCCGTCAGGCTTCTTGGGAACGAACTTGGCGCGCGTGGCGGGCGTGAGCATCTCGTAGATTTCGAGGATGTTCACCTGTCTGCCTCCGCGGGATGCCTTCTCGACGGCGCTGTAGATCATCCACGAGTCCATGCCGCTGGCCCGCACGATCATGCCTCGGATGTCGGGCGGATCGGTGCTGCGCATCCACTCGTACAGCTCCATCGCGACCCGGCGCGTGACCTCGTCCGGGTCCAGCTCCCTGCCGAACTTCGCCCTCATCCAGTAGGTGAAAATCTCCAGCGACTTGAGGTACACGCGGATCGTGTTGGAAGCGTCCTGGGGCTTGTTGCGGAGCCTGCGCTTGCCTCGGAGATCCTCGCGCCGCACGCCCTTCGCGCTGTCCTTGAGACGAGAGACGAGCCGCTGGATCGCGTCCACGTACTTGGACTGCTGATCGACTTGGGAGTCCTCGAAGTACCCGAGTGCGTCGGGGCGGTTCGGGCGCGTGAGATCGAAGTCAGACACCGCTATGCTCCGCGTTCGGATCCGACGCGCTGAAATGCCGGATCTCGTCGTTGATCTTCGTGCAGAGCGTCTCGCCCTCGCCCATCGATCCGCGCAGCCACCGCAGGTGGACTTCTCCGTGTGTCGGATGCTTGCCCGTGACCTCTACCCTGCCATCGGACAGCTTGCACTTCGTTGCCGGGATGCCCTGGGCGATGCACTCGCGCACGAGCCCTTCGAGCCTGTCCTGCTGGTAGGACGAACGCGGCGTTCTCGCCCTCGGCTTGGTGTCGCGCTTGCGAGGGGCGTCTGACGGCTCGACGATGTCCTCGTCATCGTCTTCGTGCACAACGAGCGGGGAGGTGTCCAGCCCGAGCGACTGCGCGCGCATGTGCAGCGAGTGCGCTTCCTCACCGTCTGCCAGCTCGCAGGCGAACACGATGAGAAGCTCCAGCAGTTCCCGGAGCGATGTGCGCCAGGACTCCTCGATGCTGCTTCCCAGGGCCTCGAACAGCACCTCGAACTTGCGGAACTTGTCGGGGCCCATGTTCTGCTTGAGAGCCGGGCTCTGCACCGCCGTCTTGCACATCTGGATCAGCGCGACCGTGCCGCCTGCGATCATCATCGTGGCTGTGGCGCAGGCCTGGGCAGTGACGGCGACCTCCCGCGACTCCTTGTTCTCTTCGAGAACCGCGATGGCGTACGAAACGAGGCGAAGGTCGAGACTTCGGCGCAACTTGCCTTGCTGCATGGCGATGATAGTGCGCCTACGTTGCACTATGTGCAACTGCTTACAAGCGGCCCAGTTCCAGACTTTCTAGTATCTACGGCCTTTGATTGTTTTGGGGCGGGGCCTGGGGACCATCACGCGCTCGATCCTGCGGGCCGTTGTGGGCATGGCTTCGTACGCGTCGGACTGCACCTTCGAGCATGCCTCCAGCTCCGGGAGCCCGAGCTTGTTGACGGCTGGCGTGTACCACCAGTTGTGGGCCTTCAGGGCGATGATCTTGCCAGTCTCGTCGATGATGCCGCCGTCGTACTTGTGGAGCGTCGTCATCTCTTCCACCCTTGTTCGCGCAGGCATCCTTCGATGTCAGGCGGCTTCCAGCCCTCTGGCTTCATCTGTTTGAGATTCACGATCGGCCCCCCGAGCTTGGTCATGTTGGCTCGGTGCACCTCCTCCGCGATCGGCCCGCCGTCGATGCCGAAGGCGATGCGGGAGCCCTCGACGACGTAGTCGGTGTCCGCGAACCCGTCAGCTGCGGCAGGAAGATCGACATCGACTTTCAGGCTGTCCAGGCAGTCGAGAGTCGTGCGCTTGAGATGCCCGAGCACACCTGCCCCGTGATCCGGCCTCTTGTCGTAGCATGCTTCCGCAACCTCGAATGCCTCTTCCAGTACGAGTCGAACACGCAGCCTTACCGTCGCTTCGTCAGGGACCGTAGGCGTCGAGTTCTGGACTTGACCGACCGCCTCCATGAACTCCTTCACCTGACAGTGTACCTTGCTCACCGCGAAGTCCGCGATCTGGGCAAGGATGCCGTGTACTGCCTCGTGCCACGTGAGGCAGCCGGGCTCAGGATCCTCCAGCAGCATTGTCAGCTTCTTCGACAATCCCAACAGCTTCTCGATGTTGCTCACGTCTCACCATCCTTGTAGCCCTGCATCATCCTCGCCGCGACTTCCCCCGGTGTCTCCGGTTTGACGCTCCAGTCGATGCCCTTCTTCTCCTTCTGCTCCCCCGTAGGCTTCTCAGCCTCGACCTCGGATCGGTATTTCGGCTTTTCGGAGGCCATGCCATACACAATGATCGCGTCGCACTGCCCGCATGTCGCGTGGAGGTGAGACCCTTTGTGTTTCCACTTACAGGTGGCTTCCGTGTAGAAGCGAACCTCGGAGCACTTCACCCCGTTGCACACGTGGCAGAAGAACTCTTCCTTTCCCTTCCACCTCAAGCGCCCCAAATCGTCCGTTCTTGGATCGGCGGGGGCCGATTCGGACTTCTTCTCAGTATCGTCCCCCACCTTCTCGGCAGGCTCCCGATACGGATGCCCGTTTTTGTCCTTCGCATCCGGCGCATCCGTGGTCAGGCTCACGATGCGGTTCAGGTACTCCTGGGCCTTCGCCTCCGCGTCGTGCATCCTCTTGCGCAGATCGCGGATGATGCGGAAGCGATAGACCGCGAGGGCTGAGCCCGCGACGATACCGAGCAGGATCAGAGTTAGCGCTGCCCAAAGTGTCAGCGGATGCGTTACAAGGTAATCAGCCATCTCGGATCTCCTTCAATCAGCTCGCGGTCGCTTGTGCCGGTTGAGCCAGCCGACGACGTGCACCTTCCCGCAGTATGGGCACTCGTAGCCGAATAGCTCGCACAGGATGATAGGAAAGCAGACAAAGGCGGCAAGCACGAAGCTCAGCGCTACGATCAGCAGGAGCTTGCCGACGAATACCAGTACAACGATCACTTCTCCTCCCTCGCGCGCAACTTGCGTATGCGCTCAATCTGCTCGTTGTTCTCCCTGATGCCTGCGCTACACAGCATCATGATGCGCGTGCAGCCGATGACGACCGCGATGTCGCACAACACGGTGAGCGCTAGGAGCGTTATGTAGATGTAGTAGCCCATCACTCTTCCCTCAACACTTCCGCCAGCGTCCCCTGCTTCTCGGTCCCCATGAGCCTCGCCAGGATCTCCGCTGGCAACTGCTTGTGGTAGCGGGGCAGGATGCGCTTGGCGAGTGCGACCTCGCCGTCTGTCAGCTGCCTTCGCTTGGCGATCTCTGCGACGCGCCTGCCCATGTGAGCGTGCGCTCCGGAGAACCCCATGCCGTCCCTCTGGCGAGCCCCGTCGCACAGCGCCGAGACCGCCAGGAAGCCCGCAGAGGCCGCTCCGCGCTCTTCGTCCGTCGCCACGGGCCAGACGATCTTGGGAGGCTTCGGAGGCTCCACGGGGCCAATGCGAGCAGCCGCGGTGTGCTCCAAGGCAGCGTCCGCGATCTGTTGCTTGCGAATGACCTTGGCGAGCATTACAGCGTCCAGGCTCTCGTCCACGGCGAGATGCTGGATGAGCACGGCGTTCCGCTGGGAAATCCTATGAATGCGATCTTCTGCTTGGCTCAGGTCTCCGGGCACCCAGGAGCTTTCGACGAACGCCATGTAGTCGGCTGCGGTCAGGGTGAGCCCGACGCCCGCCGCTTGGATGCTTCCGATGAACACCCTGATTTTCGGGTCGGACTGGAAGCGGTCCACGATGGCGAGCCGATCGTTCTGCGGAGTCGGGCCGTAGACGCACACGGCTTCGCTGCCATAGTGGGCGACAAGCTGCTCGATGACCGCGTGGTGGTGCGCCATGACGACGATCTTGGGCCGCTCCTCCAGGACGAGATCGAGATGCTCGAACACGGACGGGAGCTTCGCCAGGGCGAGCTTTTGCCGCTCCACCGAGATCGTCTTGAAGTCGATGTCCGCAATGGTCTGGCAGAGCCGGTCGAGCGCCATCTCGTACGCGACCGTGTCCCCGCCCGCTTCGGCCAAGTCCACCTCGGCAGCGAGCACATCGATCTGCCCGCTCTGCTTCGTCCATGCGGCGTGCTCCGCCTTGACCGCGGCAGACGCGCCCGTGGGCGGGAGGAACACGATTTGTCTGGTTTTCTTCG
Protein-coding sequences here:
- a CDS encoding glycosyltransferase family 4 protein; the encoded protein is MSKEIGLAYPGCSYAVRDHGVQPMSLCVYGPKIGYSSLEVVTRGMIEAGIEHGVFSGHVPTGRSYDDHDLYRGRDASCAVLCGGYPEMPILEYGVHRYRSFMLAANSTWVPDAFWAHSRSQLTEILTPSEWSKQQIESARPSSVGLPVRVVPHGVLAGFKPVEPGESPKVNVCGPPGKFVVTHFAGSSDERKGSLELVKAFMAWPKRDDAFLFLCMNSMQVHVFTMKVLDLFGEEAQKHMAIVPQLNAEPETMRWVYAASDLVCQPSRAEGFGLVPLEALCCGTPIAATKSTGHLQWMLGARGEVGAGIVPIEVEAPRKIDYDPGGMAPHVSVDAIAAALDFAFTHIEVLRREAMEFASDRRSCWSWANQTRAWVSQLKERYVSDG
- a CDS encoding site-specific integrase, producing the protein MSDFDLTRPNRPDALGYFEDSQVDQQSKYVDAIQRLVSRLKDSAKGVRREDLRGKRRLRNKPQDASNTIRVYLKSLEIFTYWMRAKFGRELDPDEVTRRVAMELYEWMRSTDPPDIRGMIVRASGMDSWMIYSAVEKASRGGRQVNILEIYEMLTPATRAKFVPKKPDGTDDLSQLHKRLGMLIRDYRWMYRLPRSIEVRKEQGRIWTRKERDPMVYRYVVPEKRASIKMGSIATYLSGLSAIWSEMLKGDAGPHGEAPLRVNVWKEPARIALRGAREERKRAAREVMLTHPLRKSIFRAAAGPNLESLRDTLALYLLTHACLRSEELVGALRKDLYEKNGLLTLSIRSGKGDKTREIPLSSEIRDAMVAFDQGLRQRAQENEVNPETGELQPSHWARYCAALMTNPNAPIVPSLVRWGTNERDGQPEQTALEPLDTSGLRRMLYALAERARVVEVKSGMQRGLNADERKRIHAHNFRHYGATCAREAGMPLDEIQALLGHESIKTTEGYVHIQPDSVVIIGAYIAKAEKGDVMSTEEAQRMHRRRGSPLDDERIIASEPEGRKVPTPFVGQQPGEEQRPRRERIAVSDKPLKSPEWAYQTGVDKLRLYLPEVHMDPHDVPKGQGAVLTYRIGHTSRLPWWAGRKNTWAEQDMAPILSHFQTQPETEPNWDVLKGLQNLYKRFWNEKGPTAALALVAWITEITTVASKQFQSIMVKRGDKWIDFKASASPGELGIVREHMAERIVEWFAVHGDMAVQPLIRRPYNWIPFTERATRIDTRSFRVDDTEKNRVIFQPGREIKFMGVAKKKGEGVGRPDWRHATVGMYSGGMVAIRQEHRAKIDEGFLQAIEWADATTWGQMKETSYPALAAMRDLPKWFFDRDPLLSLPEEERAQMRKWIEQLQGIRPSVMRTTVAIDDLVNWLQVWGDYYHEFKFDTSARDTAKKQMAELDKKFQEETGKQDRFGAGVKIPPISIYEIVGKAADASFARIQQDIDAKMQEGMEQDEAIAEAREEHPTLEEPTEMMEEIDKEGRPRHAPLKYDERLTMYLKSKHGIDISAPGAVKPSRVLRARMFEEGYLTFNEQNTIVHDMRTKEEFWRRHGTDSECVLRRIARNLWERHKEAMGKRGPDAQEHHDMIRRHYYAWLAYIVPCPAAIEEELRRLHPADMAAHSAERMRDVIAEAWGQTVTQMLKDRGELAEEKVGDVEVARRLQMAVGKKAERYAEVETEFEESQEAHGGIPAGRSYEEQTSRAWQSKEEAKQETAKFKQPIVRRRAKPNFSETFTDELPDPVMLVFAEQWVT